One part of the Triplophysa rosa linkage group LG5, Trosa_1v2, whole genome shotgun sequence genome encodes these proteins:
- the armc6 gene encoding armadillo repeat-containing protein 6 gives MAKRRITQDTFDAVVGENIEEFDMEASEALKEAIEQFESQGVDLSNIVKAIPKISSEESTEDQTHEVLQALESLKTAVASSSASVQEDLKIFTEQCSLGFAQRYLAAQKGAYPTILACCQRAGEGKEVLSVALEALSALTDGQPDVLDVDGREFLIGTLDAHKMDPALTCLCIRVVRHCCLKHENNRQDLVKAGVLALLAGSITRHIEHAEVVREACGVLRVMTFDDDVRVPFGHAHEHAKMIVLEQNGLKVIVEAAEAHPEKTSVLSELCATLSRLAVRNEFCQDIVDLGGLKFMMTLLAGSLDCQELVKQVLSALKAIAGNDDVKDACVNAGGAELIVMAMNRHAANVQVSEQGCASLCVLALRKPNNCKVIMDCGGALAALQAMKNHPDEVNVQKQACMLLRNLVARTRDYTQPILEMGAEALISQALATHRDCGDVGRAALRDLGCQVELRELWTGKKGSLSH, from the exons ATGGCCAAACGCAGGATAACACAGGACACATTTGATGCTGTGGTCGGAGAAAACATTGAAGAGTTTGACATGGAGGCCAGTGAAGCATTGAAAGAGGCGATTGAGCAGTTTGAGTCTCAAG GCGTGGACCTCAGTAACATTGTTAAAGCAATTCCAAAGATTTCTTCTGAAGAAAGCACAGAGGATCAAACTCATGAGGTTCTACAG GCATTAGAGTCACTTAAAACCGCAGTGGCGTCATCATCTGCATCAGTGCAGGAGGATCTGAAGATCTTCACCGAGCAGTGCTCTCTCGGCTTCGCTCAGCGTTACCTGGCAGCACAAAAGGGAGCATATCCCACTATCCTCGCGTGTTGTCAGAGGGCCGGGGAAGGGAAGGAAGTGCTCTCTGTTGCTCTTGAAGCACTCTCAGCGCTAACAGACGGCCAGCCTGATGTTCTGGACGTCGACGGACGGGAGTTTTTGATCGGCACTTTAGATGCACACAAGATGGACCCCGCTCTCACCTGTCTGTGCATACGCGTCGTTCGACACTGCTGTCTGAAACATGAGAACAACAGACAGGATTTAGTGAAGGCAGGTGTGTTGGCACTGCTGGCCGGAAGCATCACACGCCACATCGAACATGCCGAGGTGGTGAGGGAAGCATGTGGGGTGCTGAGGGTCATGACATTTGACGACGATGTGCGTGTCCCTTTTGGTCATGCCCACGAACATGCCAAGATGATCGTGTTAGAGCAGAATGGACTGAAGGTCATTGTTGAAGCTGCTGAAG CTCATCCAGAGAAGACCTCGGTGCTCAGTGAACTGTGCGCCACTCTGTCCCGGCTGGCCGTGAGAAATGAGTTTTGTCAGGACATCGTTGACCTGGGAGGCCTGAAATTCATGATGACGCTGCTGGCAGGCAGTTTAGATTGTCAG GAGCTTGTGAAGCAGGTGCTCAGTGCACTGAAGGCCATCGCAGGAAATGACGATGTCAAAGATGCCTGTGTGAATGCGGGTGGGGCGGAACTCATCGTCATGGCAATGAACCGTCACGCGGCAAATGTGCAG GTGTCTGAACAGGGATGTGCGTCGCTGTGTGTTCTCGCTCTTCGCAAACCCAACAACTGTAAGGTCATCATGGATTGTGGTGGAGCGCTGGCTGCCCTTCAGGCCATGAAGAATCACCCAGATGAGGTCAACGTGCAG AAACAGGCCTGCATGCTCCTGAGGAACCTGGTGGCCCGCACACGTGACTACACTCAGCCCATACTGGAGATGGGAGCGGAGGCGCTCATATCTCAGGCTCTGGCCACTCACAGGGACTGTGGGGATGTGGGCAGAGCTGCTCTGAGAGATCTCGGCTGCCAGGTGGAGCTGCGAGAACTGTGGACAGGCAAGAAGGGAAGTCTGAGCCATTGA